One genomic region from Equus asinus isolate D_3611 breed Donkey chromosome 10, EquAss-T2T_v2, whole genome shotgun sequence encodes:
- the NKD2 gene encoding protein naked cuticle homolog 2 isoform X2 — MGKFQSKHGDSVVVSAFASGRKGTEEVERHGGGVEHRARDKQELPSGDPKEGLSREDQCPLEVVLPPEKAEGLEGPGQLFSADDGERAAHREAPRGLGRKRLDIDVGLCPSLALLQAGPGARVGRSVTEQREGAGGGSGLPAQGEDNRALCPACPQALQCDVSVEEDNRQEWTFTLYGFDNSGKATREDMSSLMHTIYEVVDASVNHSSGSSKTLRVKLTVSPEPSGKRKEGPPAGQDREPARCGMEGELTEDSRVADKRLSAHIRRPSADPHPCPVRGSYCVDENTERRNHYLDLAGIENYTSRFGPGSPPAQAKQEHQGKAMCPQSRSRSQESDAHTMHHRRSQVLADHTLLATEPAARALDGQSRLKGQEKQFLKSPKGSGRPPGGPSGGKSGRSFSYHPPAALPQAPQDGHHLPQPQPQSYGHKRYRQKGRDGHSPLKVTLGQPAAVEHEVVRDLPPVLVGEGYAVPVVQRHEHHHHHEHHHHHHYHHHAPS; from the exons GAGCTGCCCAGCGGGGACCCCAAGGAGGGACTTTCTCGGGAGGACCAGTGTCCCCTAGAGG TGGTGCTTCCACCTGAGAAGGCCGAGGGCCTCGAGGGCCCAGGACAGCTCTTCAGCGCGGACGATGGAGAGAGAGCAGCACACCGCGAGGCCCCGCGAGGACTGGGCAGGAAGCGCCTGGACATCGACGTAGGTCTTTGCCCCAGCCTGGCTCTCCTGCAGGCAGGTCCCGGGGCCCGTGTG GGCAGGAGTGTGACGGAGCAGCGGGAGGGGGCAGGCGGAGGCTCAGGGCTCCCGGCGCAGGGGGAGGACAACCGCGCGCTCTGCCCCGCGTGCCCGCAGGCGCTCCAGTGCGACGTCTCGGTGGAGGAGGACAACCGCCAGGAGTGGACATTCACGCTTTACGGCTTTGACAACAGCGGAAAGGCCACCAGGGAG GACATGTCCAGCCTGATGCACACCATCTACGAGGTTGTGGACGCCTCGGTCAACCACTCATCGGGCAGCAGCAAGACGCTCCGTGTGAAGCTGACCGTCAGCCCCGAGCCATCTGGCAAGAGGAAGGAGGGGCCCCCCGCTGGCCAGG ACCGGGAGCCCGCTCGCTGCGGGATGGAGGGCGAGCTGACTGAGGACTCAAGGGTGGCTGACAAGAGGCTGTCCGCCCACATCAG GAGGCCCAGCGCcgacccccacccctgccctgtgcGCGGGTCCTACTGCGTGGACGAGAACACGGAGCGGAGAAACCACTACCTGGACCTGGCCGGCATTGAGAACTACACGTCCAGATTTGGGCCCG GGTCGCCACCAGCACAGGCCAAGCAGGAGCACCAGGGCAAGGCCATGTGCCCCCAGAGTAGGTCCCGCTCGCAGGAGTCGGACGCCCACACCATGCACCACCGCAGGTCCCAGGTGCTGGCTGACCATACCCTGCTGGCCACGGAGCCCGCTGCCCGGGCCCTGGATGGGCAATCCCGGCTGAAGGGGCAGGAAAAGCAGTTCCTCAAGTCTCCCAAGGGCTCGGGGAGGCCGCCCGGGGGGCCCAGCGGGGGCAAGTCCGGGAGATCCTTCAGCTACCACCCACCAGCTGCCCTGCCGCAGGCCCCCCAGGACGGCCACCACCTCCCGCAGCCCCAGCCACAGTCCTACGGCCACAAGCGGTACCGGCAGAAGGGCAGGGACGGCCACTCGCCGCTCAAGGTGACGTTGGGCCAGCCCGCGGCAGTGGAGCACGAGGTGGTGAGGGACCTGCCGCCCGTGCTGGTGGGCGAGGGCTACGCGGTGCCCGTGGTCCAGCGCCAcgaacaccaccaccaccacgagcaccaccaccaccaccactaccaccaccacgcCCCGTCCTAG